The Eublepharis macularius isolate TG4126 chromosome 12, MPM_Emac_v1.0, whole genome shotgun sequence genomic sequence GGGCTGTGCTCTTGGACAAAGCGGCCTTAGATGCTCCCAAGCAGGCGGCGTCATCCCTTCAGGCCCTGGCATCGATCCTTTCTTGGTACTGGTGCCCCCTTCATACCATCTGAATGGTGCAGATGCGGCCCAAGGGCTGGTGAGGGTGGTTGTGTGTGCAAACCTACCTCTCTGGTACATCTTTACCCTGCCCTGTTCAGCTGCTTGATGGTTTTCCTTTCTACACCACTCTGACAGCAACCCTagcagatggggtgggggagcgTGATTGGACCAGCAGCTCCCCCTAAGCCCTAGTCCAGTGCGCTAACCACTCTGCCTCCTTAATGCTGTACAACAAAGGGGCCGCCCCTTCCTTTTCTGCCCCAGGGTTCTGGAGAAGTTCTGTTCCATTTTTTGCTGCTTTGCCCTCCTATTTTTGCTttgggtgtggagggggggggctctagAAGAGCAGACAgtcctggggtgggtgggtgtgtgcgtgcgtgcgcctCCTGTTTCCGAGGGAGCCCTGATCCCTGCCCCTCCCAGAATGGTTATGTGGACAAGGGAGCTTTTGATTCTGGCAGCTCCTGGCCTTGGATCCCCTTTCGTTTGGCGTTGAGCCTGAGGTGGTTTCTGCCCCCTGACTGGCCTTCCCCATTCCTCTCCAGGGTTGCTGGATGATCTTGCTCCTTTCCGGCCCCGTACTTGTCCTAGGAAGCTGCCCCCATGTCTACTGTCGCCTGCCATACACCCACCCGGGGCCCTTCCTAAAGCGAATAAGCCCCGAGGCACCTCCGTCCCGGTTTGACCTCGGGACGCTCCTGgtccaccttacagggttgttgtgtgggcCGCTTGGAGCGCCAAAAGGGCCCCTCCTGCTCCCTCGCAGCGGCTGGAAGCGCCCCGCCTCATTGGCCCGTTTACCACGTGATCAGCCACGCCTCCCGGATCTACTTGTGGCGCAAGTGTGCGTGATAGTTTTCGGCTGACGTCAATCACATGACTTGTGATTTCGTCTGTCCCGACCAAGACCGATCCTTCCGCTCTTCGGTTTCCCCAGGCCCTCTTTTTTCCCCACCCTCTGCGGTGAGCTCGACTTCCTCCGCCTCAGATCGTCCCGTTTCCCTCCCCTGGCCGATGTGGCCCTCAATTCGGTAGAGGGGGACGTAGCGTAGCCCGCGAACTACTTTGTTTTGGTGTATTCCAGTTAACGTAAATGGCGCAGCGTTTGCGCCAAGGCAGGCTTTGTGAATCTCCCACGGCGTACAGCTTTGGCGAGGGTTATAttacggagggggggggggcgttccggGCAGGGGTGCGGGGATTGCCGGTGAGGAAGATCATGAAGAAAAGCCGAGTTGAACATTGGACAGAGTCTGCAGAGAGCACCGCGCAGCTGCCGTGCTTTACGCAGCCGACGTAAGCCGCTACTTTTGCGGAACGTACGCCGCTTCCGTGAACAGGGCGCATCTACCTCCACCGTTGCCTCAGAACGGGGAGTTGTGGCGGCCAAGATACGCCAACAGCGTACCTCCCGGCCTGTCCCTGACCCTGCACCCTTACGTAAACAGCGCCGGCGCCGGCCAACTATCCCCTCACCGACTCCTGGTAACGCTAAGGACACTGCGAAGTTGGCGTAAGGCTGAGCGCTGCGCCGTCTCCGCTTCCCGGCATACGTCGCAAGCGGAgcgcgggcgggcgggccggcAGAGGCGGGGCCGTGAATCGGGAAGCGCGGCGGCATATCACTGCGCGCGGGGGAGTGTGCTGTGAGGCGGCCCGGCCTGGTCCGTCGACTCCCGCTCTCGTTCCCCTTCGCCGTCGTTCTcctcctgccgccgccgccgccgccatgaAGTTCGTCTACAAGGAGGAGCACCCCTTCGAGAAGCGCCGCTCCGAGGGCGAGAAGATCCGCAAGAAGTACCCGGATCGAGTCCCGGTGAGTCCCTTGGAGGGTCGCCTGCGCCTCTTGAGGGTATCCCTCCGCCCACGAGAAAGAgtccccctccctgctggcaaggaggaggggggcgggagggagggTCGCTTCAGCGCCCCCTCCCCGGCCGCAAAGGcgtcccttctcccccccccccccgccagcgcGCTCTGCTCGGGGCCACTCGGCTGTCAACAGCCTCAGCGCCTCGTATCCCTCCGCCGGCCTTTTTCCGCCTTTGACGCCCCCGCCTCGGCCCCTCTCGCCGCGGGGTCCCTTGGGGGGCGGGGGTTCGCCTCCAGACGGCGCCCCGCCCGCCCCTCGCGGGGGCCCTTCCTTCTCTCCCGAGGCCGGCGGgggttccgggagatctccaggccccgccggGATGTTGGCTGCCTCGGAGGCCTTGGAGCGGCGGGGCCGGGGCTCGGGAGGGGGCGGCGGGGCAGTGGCCAGGCGGCGAGAGGGCGCCTCCGCAGAGCGGCCCCCTCCCTGCCCGCCGCAGCGCCCGAGCCGCGGAGGCGCCGCTTGGCTCcgcggggggtgggggcgggccgCCCTCTGGTCCCTCCCGGGCTGGGGCCGGGAGCCTGGCCTTAGGTTGCCGAGTCCAGGGCTGGCCGCCCGCTTTCCCACCTGAACGCCTAAGATGCGAGCGGGACGGGGCCGGCGAAGAACTCTTTGCTGTGCCGGGAACAGCGACCCTGCAAGGGAGCGCAGCCTTGGGACTGGGCGGGCGGGGCGAGCGGCCAGCGGGCACGGGCTGTTTAAACGGCTGGGCGAATTTGATGAGGCCCTGCCCCATTTGCCCGGCCCAGGGTCAGAAGCGAAGCTGCCTCTCCCTGGGAGACCACCGGGGACGCGGAGGGCTGCGCCACAGAGGCAGGTCCTGGCATACCCACTTctgtgtcttgccttgaaagccccttgaggGGTTGCCAAATCAGCTTCAAAGGGGACACTATTGCAGGCTGCTTCTCTCACGCAAGACCCTCCCGCTATTCTCGTTGGCATGAGCAGTTCTGTTTAGATGTCCACACGCCTGAATCCCGCCCCTCTGCCCCCCATCAAGGAGACCTGTCAAGAAAACAGTGTGGCCCTTTGCCAATTCAAATGAGTTGGGGCACTGTAGATCTCAGGCCTTTCTGGTCCTTTCTACATTGAGCAACCAAATATTTTAGTACAAATGGAAGTGCTCACCTTTGGAAGAGGGGGCTCATTGTTCCAGTTTTGATCATTCAAACTTGGaagccagatctctatatttttatATCTTGAACTGCGGCATCACTGTATAATAGGAACGTAACTGATTTGTTTCTCCACATGGGATCCAGCGTGTGTGGACAGAGGGAGAGACACCTGTTTGTTTTCTGACCGTCGGGCCTGTTTGGGAAAATTTGGGAGTGTTAAGTGAAGTTTTAAATAGTTTCACTGCAGGTTTCACACTGCAGGTGTGTTTTGCCTAAATCTCCAATGGAGCGTGTACATCCATCAAACTGTAGAGGCTTCTCCATGTGCATATATAACTTTTTTCTCTGTTCTGGTGAGAGTCATAAAAGGGATTTAGAATCTGTGGGTCATGCCAGCCCTATGGCTCCTCTCACAGTTCTTTTGCCTTGGCTGCAGCTGTGCCAATTAGTCAACAAGTATAGGGAAAATGCTAGGCAGAACTTTTGGTTAACATCCAGTTTAAGGAAAGCCTAGAAACACTTCCTTAAACAAAGGCTGTGATCTGTGCGGAAGCTGACAGAGGCTATAAGGTGTGAAATGCTCAGCTCTGCATGTTGTTTCAGAAGATGAGGTTCTGGGGTTGTTGCCTGCCTGCAAGTCCTTACCCTGGTAGCTTCAGGTTCCTGAAGGGCAGAAGAGCCTTTCGGTTTtgtccctcccccgccccatgtGTTCCAGGGTTGAGTTGTGTGTTGGAGTTGGCTCtggggctcagggtggcttcatCGCTCCCTGTCTTGACAGGACTTCCCTGAGTCATGTTGCCTCACCAGGATGTCCTGCTTTAACTGTCCCTAGCCCAGGTCTCTCCTGGGGAAGGTGATCCCTTGGATGGCTTCCGGGATCTGCCTGTCTGGTTGCCCAACCGTCCCTGTAATTAGGAAGCTTGTTTTGCGGTCAGTGCTTgaactcttgctgctgctgctgctaccgccACCACTACCTCCTGCCTTTTGCTGATGCTGCTTGTGTCTCTGCACCCCTGCAGGTCATTGTCGAAAAGGCGCCCAAGGCCCGGATAGGTGACCTGGACAAGAAGAAGTATCTCGTCCCTTCAGACCTCACAGGTACTTGTCTGGCCCCAAGgcatgggggcgggggcggcgggTAGCTAGCTGAACGAGGGTCTCATAGCCTGGCCAGATTTTGATAAAGTATTTCTTGGGAGGGGCATGTGTGTCAGTTATACAGCTATCGACAGGGGGCCCTTTAGATCACCTCCATCCCCCTGGACTACCAGGACATTTGTTGCATGAGCCTCTTTTTGTTTCTTGCTTGTGGTGGCTGGGACACTGGTGTAATGAGAAGGCAGTGAAACCCAGTTGCAATATTTTGGGGGTTCCAGTTTAACAGCTTTTCCCTTTTGCCCTCCTGCATCAGAACGTTCTCTCCCTTCTCTTCCTCAGTTGGGCAGTTTTACTTCCTGATTCGGAAAAGGATCCACCTTAGAGCCGAGGACGCACTCTTCTTTTTCGTGAACAATGTCATCCCCCCAACCAGTGCCACCATGGGACAGCTTTACCAGGTATGTGTGTGCCTGTGATGCTGTGTGGAAACCTCCCGCCCCACagtgctgctgccctggaaacatCCAGAGCACCCTAAAGCAGGAAGTAGTAGGATTCTCTGTGGAAGGGTGGAGCAGCCTGCGAGGACTGCTGCAATCACGGTTTTGTCTTGCGTTGAATCTCTGTGCTTGGACTACAGCCTCTttgtcttcttctcctcctccccccccccgccccccaggaacATCACGAGGAGGATTTCTTCCTTTACATTGCCTACAGTGATGAAAGCGTCTACGGCAGCATGTAAGGCCTGCCTCCAcctgcctccaccaccaccaccggggCGGCACGTGCTCCTGAAGGGACCTGCactttttgttgtttgttgttgattttatgttcaAGAGCCTTTTGTCCCAGGACTGGGGAggattgtggggttttttttcttctttctggagTGCCGCACTCCCATCCCTTTAacgcccccccccttctgttaTGATTACTCTTTCCCTTAAcccccctgctctgccctggGCTTTCTGTTGAAGTGGTTGTGAGATTGCGGCTACATGAAAATACCTCTTCTCCTGCATTCTTTTTGGtctccccaccccatttttcactttttttttcttggaagggGTTAGGGGTCTTAAAttctcaacaacaaaaaaatgtcCTCCCCTGTTTCAGATTCTCAGCTCCACTACCAGGCCCTGAATTTGCTCTTATCCGAGGGTTCTGCTCTGCCTGGCACCTTCTGTAACCAGAGCAGGGGATGGCGAATgctaataataattaaaaaaaaaaacttaagaaGAAACTGCTTGTTACTGATCTGTATTTTTTGACATTTAGGAAAAAGACCCTAGTGTCAGACAACTCGGTTCAGGGTCAGTTGGGGAGGAATGGCTGGCAAAAAGTGTAGTAGGGAAAGGTCTTTGGTGGCAGGaataaaaaacccaaaaccaGATCAGAGTCTCTGTGCAGATTTGACATCTGAGGCACAGACTGGTCGGGGGGCACCTGTGCAGTTAGTGGATCTCCAGATGGAAGGAGGGTGTGTGTATATCTCCGAGTGGAAGAATGAGGGCCTTGTGATACTGGTATGGGTTTTCCTGTGTTGGGAATGAGCCAGTGTGGACTGAGGTGGGCACAACTGCTGGGTTTGGGGGTAGAATTGAATTCTTCAAGGTCAGTGAGGT encodes the following:
- the GABARAP gene encoding gamma-aminobutyric acid receptor-associated protein, which produces MKFVYKEEHPFEKRRSEGEKIRKKYPDRVPVIVEKAPKARIGDLDKKKYLVPSDLTVGQFYFLIRKRIHLRAEDALFFFVNNVIPPTSATMGQLYQEHHEEDFFLYIAYSDESVYGSM